Within the bacterium genome, the region GGAATAATGCCGGTCTGGACCATCTTATGTCTTTTTACATTACCATTTGCTTTTAAAGCCATTCAGGGGGCTTTAAAATTCCGCGATAACAGGGAAAAATTTATCCCCGCCCAGGGGGCCAATGTCGCAATGGTTTTAGTTACCCAGGTACTGTTGTCTATAGGCTACTTAATTTCACATTGGAGTAATATCAAAATATCCTTCGGTAACTTCCGGATATGAAAACATATATTGTTCTTATTATTTCAGTCTTCTCATTTATATATTTAAATTGCAGACCTGAAGCAAATCAAAAACTTGAGCCGTCTTTTTCATCCATATCCAGGAATATCTTTATAAAGAAATGTTCTCTTTACACCTGCCATTCCAGCGCTTCTTTTGAAAAATCCGGTAATCTTGACCTGTCGGACAAGGAATCATACAATAATTTAATAAACTTCCCGAGCTCGTCTTATCCTGAAATCAAAAGGATTGTCCCGGGCAAGCCCGACGAAAGTTTACTTCTGCAGAGACTGGAAGGAAAAGTCATTATAGGCGTCCCTCTTGAAAGAAACTGTGTTACCAAAAAAGAAATTGAGACAATCAGGGAATGGATAAAAAACGGGGCGAAACCGTAAAGATGGTTACTACATTGGATGCCAAAAAAAATCAATCCGCCTTTTGCAGAAGGTTTAATCCTCTTCGGATACTTCCCAATACCCGCCTTTATCGAGACCGATACGGCACAGTCGGCTTCCCTTTTTTAACGATCGGACAATCTTTTCTATACCGGGAATACTCATATCAAGAGCGGCCGCTATTTCCGTAATAGTTACAGACGGATTCCTGGCAATCATCCTGATGACTTTCCCCTTACTTTTCTGATCACCCTCGCCCAAGCCTTCACCTTCTTCCCATTTCGGCTAAAAAAAAGAACTATAAAGCTGGTCTTAAGACGGTACATATGGAATGGTTTTACCGAAGACGGCCTCTATGCCTTCTTTAAAGCCTGAAATGTCATTTAAATACAAAATTCGTAGATTTTTTATAGCTCGTGAACAAGAAACATAAAGCAGATTCCTTGTGTTGTTAAATTTTAACATTTCCGTTTCATCAGAAATCGGAGGATTATTCAAATTCTTGAAAAAAGACGAAAATTTATCTTTATTCAACCGGCCAAAATCATTCTCCATAACAATAATTACGTTATCAAATTCAGCTCCCTTTGTCCCATGATAAGTATGATACACGACATCTGATTTTCGATCATCGTTTATAAACTCGAACCACAGTGTCCACTGCGCAAGTTTTATACTTAAAAGGGTATCCAGTTTTGTTTTTGCGGTCTCGACTTCATCCATATCGATAATGGATAATATTTCATCTTCAAATAATCTGTCGATTCTTTTCTTAAGCGAATCGATGTCTTTCAGATCGATGCCAAATCCTTTCTGTTCACCAAGAAAATTGTCCAGTCTTTGTTTAAAAGCATTGACTTCGTTCAGATCCGAATAAGAAAAGAATTCACCATTAAGAAATTGTTCCAATTTTTGTTTGAATAAATCGAAATCTGTTTCTTTTAAGAAATCGGCCACTGACAATTCATCTGTAAGGCTTACCTTGAAATCATTCAATCTCCCACTTCCAATGTTGAGAAATAATTCGTCAAGGAGGTAATTCGTAAAGTCATGATACGAGTAACGTTCAAGTTCAAAAAGTTTCTGAATGACTTGTTTATAATAATTATTCCCCGAATTTTTGTACTTATCGAAGATGTCATTAACATATTCTCCCAAAGACGCTCCGCCGATACTTTTCATTAAAACAACAAGTTCTCTCATCTTGGAAAATGTCATTCTCGAATAAATTTTTTTATCAACTACGTGAGCTATAGCGGTATTCGGATTGTTAAGATCGCTGATAAACTTAAGAATCCGATAAAAAAGGTGCGGAATATCTCCAAGTTTCGACAGGTCATTGCTGAGCAATTCGTTATTAAGCCTGTCATAATTTATTTTATAATACGGCGCATCTGAAAAAGCATTGTAAACATCTGGGAAACCGTTAAATTCGGCGACGAACTTATTCAACAAAACTAAACAATGAAGTTTGTTTCCGGAGTCAACGCCAAATTTCTTTCGATATTCTTCAATAAAGATGTTTTTAACCTCTCCTGACCCTGTGTAAAATTCAACAGACCCGCCGGTGCAGTCATCATAGATTGACTTTTGTTTAATATCATCGTTCCTGATTCTGTTGATAACATCAATTACTTCCGAATGCGACCTGCGATTAAACTGCTTATTGATAACCTTCAACCCCGGATGAACCGAAGTCAAATCTCCTCCGACGCCATCTTCGTATATATTCTGTGCAGAATCGCCGAAATACCCGATGAAGATCTTCCTCTTAACAGTTTTCGCATGATCTTCAATAAGCTTCATTATTTCGACGACACTCCTATTCGTATCCTGATACTCATCTATCAGGATATACGGATATGTGTCCAGAATAACTCTTTTAAGCAAATCATAAATTTTAAACATCTTTAGCGCGTACTCAAGTAGTGTATCGTGGCTTATTATCATCTTGTGCAGAACGTCGAAATTATATCGGTCGTCATATTTAACTTCTCCATATTTCCGATGACCGTCACTGATTTTCTCAAGACATTCTTTATAATTTTCAATCCTGTAAATAACACTTATAGTTTTCTTAAAATTTGCCACATTACTAAGCAACCCCGCATAGTTTGTTTTAAACTCTCGGTAAGGGCATAAGTTTTGCCAGCCCCTGCCCCTGCACTAAAAACGATGCTTTCATCTTTATCTATGTAAGAATTAATTAACTCTTGGACAGATTCCTCCTCTTTTTTAGAAGCAGGCGATATTTTAGACAAGCTCATTTATTCACCGCCTCCTTCAACCTGCTTTTTTAGTGCGCCCTTGAGCCACGTCAACCCATCGGCAATGTACTTCGGGGGCTTAGGAATCGACCCCGTATCATCACAGATGACAATTTCGTATAAAAGTTCATTTGAAAAATCACTTTTATTTTTCGAAAGTTTACTCTGAAACTTATATAAAGCGTCTTTAAGCTTATTTTTATCTTCTGGCGTACCGACGATTTCGTTATACGTATCCGGTTTAATGCTGGCCAAAACTTTATTCAAAATATTGTTATCATAGTTTGTCAGGATGAATGATTCTTCAAAACTTGTTGCGAAATAACCTGCCGTTTTTTCATACTGAAAAACGACTTTTATGTTGCCGTCTTCGAAATACCCATTGATTCCTTCTATCTTCTCTTTACTGGGGTTGTATTTGGCGATAGTCTTGTTCGTAGTAATCTTGTCCTTAAGGTCAGAAACCTGACTACAACTGGATTTTTCGGCACCAGTTCTTTTTATATCAAAATCCGTTATGATTAGATTAGGAACTTTAAGAAGCTTTATCAGCGGGTGATAAACAAGTCCATGGGCACCATTGATGTTGAAAATAGAAATATAATATCTGCTTAAACTTTCGTCCCGATCAATGTAATAGGATAAAAGAGTCTCCTCTGTGACGCCTTCAACAAAAATAACAGCATCGGAAAAAAAGAGCTCTGAAACTTTATATTTAATGTGCTTCTTAAGAAATTTCAAATCCTGAACTACCTTTTTCTTCGTCTCGGCATCTTTGCCGGAATCCGCCTCTACCTTTTCCTCCATCACGTTTCTGTCATTTAGATTTACCACGTTTGAAAAATTATCTGCGATCGTAATATAACTAATATTGTCAAAAGAATTACCACTGTGAATTTTGCTATTAAGGATATGGGGAGAATGAGTGGTTATTATGAGCTGGCTATTTATTTCCTTCTTGCTGTCATCCAGCAAAAAAGAAACCGCATCGTTAATATGTTTAATAAACAGCTCCTGCATCTGCGAATGCATAAAAGCCTCGGGCTCTTCTATGCAAATAAGATTGATCTTGCTGTGGCAGTCTTGCTTCGGATATTTTTCGATATATTCAATCAACTCACCGATGATAGTCATTAAATTTGAATAGCCAAGCCCGAACTGCCCCTTTTTCTTTCACTTCATACTTCAACAGCACCCGAAAAACCCTCTCTTTTTCAGAAGCTTGAACATTTTCAATATTCATAAAAGGCGCAACGTTTGTTACTAAATCACAGTCGCTGTCAAAATTAATGCTGACAGCCACCTCGAATTCTATCGTAGGTATTTTTTCAAACCTACCGCTCTTGTATTCATCAAGCAGACTATTTAAATAGATAAAATTAAAATCGTTAGCATGAAACGCGCCCCCTTTACCCAGAAATTTATTCAATGCTTTAGTAATAGTTGTTTTTCCTGAATTATTTTTGCCAACAATGAGCGTGGTCGAAGGCGCAATGTTAATGGGGGATTTTGAGTAAATATCCTTGGATCCCACAAATTCGACAGTGTTGTTTTCACTCCCAAATTTTCGAAAATTGGTTATCTTTAGACTTTTGAGATGCATTTCTTTTTCCTTTTAAATAAGCAATCCCATCGTGAAATCGTATTTCATATATTTATCAAATAGTTCATCTACACTATCATTTTTTTAAACTTCCTTGACATTCTGTTAATATTTCATTTCTTCGAACGTACTTTCTCCCTGGCGAAAGGATAGCTTTCGAGCATTTATCAAGAAACCGTCACTGACCGCCAGCTCGGAAATCAGGGATCTTTTCACCCTGATCAATCTGCGTATTCTATATGAATACAGATGCAAATATTCTGCTATTTCTTCTATGGTGAATGCCTTTGACTAGTTTTTTCATTAAAGGCTTTGCCTGTTATATTTTAAACGCTTAAAATAACTGAGCTTCTATGCGGTGTCGGTTTGATTGATATGTTTTATAATTTTTTTTTAACTAAATTGTATAAGTTTTTCCAAGCGCTTTGTCGAATTCTAAATTTTGTTCCATGATTATGTCCGGTTCTCGCATCAAAATCAACGTATACCAATCCTTCTTGAAAACATCTAAGAAAACCGTTAAAATCAAATCCCGACATAACATATAAATCTTTAAATCTAAAATATTCATGACGATTTTCTATTTTTCTTTCCGCTATTATATAAAAACAATTTTTAATTTTTGCTCCTATTTCATATTTTAAATCATCCAACCCCCAATAAGGTTCTGGATTTAGCGGGCCTAATCCTACTTTTTTTTCGACTCCATTAAGCCACTTTAAAATCATAGGATTGTTCTTATCGGCATATGCAGAATTAAATACAAATTTCAATTTATTTTCTTGCTTATCAATAACTATACTAAAACCTCTATTGGTATATCCGGTAGCATAAGTTGTTGAACGAAAACTCATTTCGGTATCTGGATATTTTTTTCCGGCTTGTTCATGTCTCCAACCATAATTCGGCAATAAAATTTGCGGAACTATTTTTGATGCTCTAGGAGATGGTTCTATATGCTTCAAAGTCATTAAAGATGAGCTGTCCGCTCTTTGTCCTTTTAACTCCCATTCCATTGCGTTAGGTATTGGTAAATTATTTTCTTCTATCCCGAGCAAAACTTCAAGAGTATTTCCAACTGCTCCGTCATTCCTGATGTCTATTGTTTTCTTAACGCTTTTGTGCCAACCTTGATTTGATAGTTTTCTAATAGCATTTATAAGCTCATCTTTTGTAAATAATTTCATCTTATGCTGGCCTCCAGAAATCCAATAAATATTCAAATGTTACACCCATAGTTATATAGTTGCTCGGCCACCCAAAAATACCTATTGCGTTTACCACATTTGTTCTGTCCCAAATAATAATGTTTCTAAGTTCATAACCACGTTTTCGTAATTCCTCTACAATATTGATATGTATGGTAATTCTCTTGTTCTCCCACCACATATCAGGAACATTAATTACACAATGGGCTTTAGGACGTAAAAGGGGCAGTAACTTTTCATATATATCGCCCATTGTTCTTGTATATTCTTCTATTTCCATAATACCTAAATCGCGTGAGTCTTGTGAATATTGTTCAACTTTACCTAATTGTCCATTATCGCGGTCTCTGCGGGATTTATTTTTCCTTTCTCTGTTTAATAAATTTGCATAGGGTGGCGACGTCCATATTAAAGAAACTGTCTCTTTATTCAGATAATCAGATATATCCATAGCGTCAGCCTGGATCGCAATTTGTTTTGTATTTGTAAATAATAAATTTTGGCTTAACCTTTGCTGGCAAAGTTCAATATATTTTTTTTGTAAATCAAATCCCACGGCATTTCTATTCAAATCGTTTGCAGCAACCAAAGTTGTTCCACTGCCGACAAAAGGGTCTAATACTAGTTCTCCTTCATGTGTAAACAAAGATATAATTTTTTTTGAGAGTGAAATAGGAAATGTTGCGGGATGAACTGTTTTATCTCGAATATCGCGTTTTTCATAAAAAAATTGCCAAACGCCAATTTGGCTTTTAAGCCATTCTTTTGGTGTCATGCAGTTTAAATTGCTATTTTTGCAATTACAAGATTTTTTAAAATCGATATTTAATTTTTTTAAAAATGATGAAACAGAGGATGTTGGAGCGGAATAAACAGCGAGATTTTCTTTCACACAATTATGTAATGGTTCTTTTTTATTAAATTTCTTTCTTTTGTTCATTTTAATGACTCCTCCGGCATAGCCGACATCATTATGATTTATTTTACTTTAAACTAGATTTTTTAACAAGCATTTTTATTTTTTAGATTTTTTTCAGGATAATTATATTCTACCACAATACTTTATTTTATCAAATTAAAAATCCTATGCGAAATGCGAAAACAAAAAACCTCCACCAGCCATAATAACCAGCGAAGATTTTTTCCAAAAACACGCTTTGCCATAAAATACCTCTACAAAGCCTCAATAGATTTGGATTAGTAGATAGCCTTACACAGACTCATTCAGGCTGAGCGAAAAGCCCGAAGCCAAGGCCACAGGAATAAAATGCCCGGAGGCATAGCTCTATGCTATGTCGAGGATATTTTATTCCGAGAACGCGGGATTCGGGATTTGCAGCCAGACTGACATGGATTAATGCACTGAACACGATATACACGGGTCATACGACCGCACAAGCATCTGGCACAACAATTCAATCTCCTTATCCGGATAACCCTTCTTTGAGTAATCTTTGACCAGTTTATTTAAATCTTCCCGTATATTCGCGTGATTCTGCCCGGTAGGAATTATAAAATCGCTATGGACAATCCTCCCTTTCTCGTTATATTCGTTGCAATGATACAAAATCCCGCGAGGAGCTTCAACAGCGCCAACCCCTTTCCCTTTTTTGGGTTTTACTTCGACTTTTTCAGGACTTAAATCAAAATCCAGCGCTTTATCAAGAAGTTCGATTGTTTCATAAACAACATGAAAGCATTCCGCTAATTGCGCGATATTGTTCATAAAAGGATTATAGCAAACCGGCCTGAGTTTAAAATTATCACAAATTTTCCTGGCCTTCGGGTGTAGCAGATTGAAATTATTATTAATCCTCGCAAGCGCCCCTACGGCAAAAGAACCGCGGCTTAATTTTGCAAGCTTGGAAGTTGACCAATCGGCCATGAACTCATTTGTCATACTTTTATAATCATTCTCATTTTTTAAGACGCCGTCTGAAGACACTAATTCCCCGCCAATCCAAGGGTAATTTTTTATGCCTTTTAAAGAGACAAATTCCGTTTCTCTTTCAAAAACAGGTATTTTAAAACTCATAAATATTTTTGATGTCTCAATCAAGTCGGATACAGAATTGTCCAGACTTTTTCTTAGAATCAGAATGTTTTCTTTTGAAGGAAACCTGGTAAATCCGCCGACAATCATAGTCATTGGATGAGTATTCCGCCCGCCGACAACATCACACATGTCATTAGCCAGTTTTTTTAACCTTAAAGCTATTTCTGCCGCATTTCTGTTTTTTGCGATTATTGGGAATATACTGCCTGCTTTTAAAAAATCAGGCAGGGCCAGGAAATAAAGATGAAGTATATGGCTTTGAATTGTTTCTGCGTTCATTAGAATGCGTCTGAATATTTCGGTTTTTTCGCTCACGGCAACACCAAACGCGCGTTCGGTAGCCCGGATACTCGTGGTAACATGGGCAATCGAGCAAATACCGCAGATCCGCGAAACAATAAGCGAAACCTCATCAAAATGTTTATCAACCATCATCGCCTCAAAAAACCTGGGTGTTTCCACAACCTGCCATTCAGCCTTTTCAATCCTGCCGTTTTTTACTTTTATGTCAATGGTGCCATGCCCTTCAACCCTGGTAAGATAGTCTTTTTCACTGTGCATTTATTTCTCCCATTTAAAAGCGCTGAAAAGCTCAAATTTGTCCCTGATTTGCCTTTCAGTAAATCCATTTTTCTTCATTATTTTTTTCATAAATTCTATATTCGGCTCGGCCGCCGGGCCCCGGCATCCTATACAACTATTGCCGTTTGACGGGCACCTCGCCCCGCATCCCGCCCTAGTAAGAGGCCCCATGCAGATTTTTCCAAGTTCATAAAGACAAATATTCTGTTTTTCTTTGCATCTGAAACAAACGGGGTGTTTTAAATATCTAAACTCCCTGCCAAGCGCGATGCTTTGGACTATTGCTTCTACTTCCGGTTTATTAACAGGACATCCATAAATATAAAAATCAACTTTTACAACCTCATCAATTGCCAAAACCTTATCATTAGTTTCTACAGGATAGTTGCCATAAACCTCTTTTTTTACCCATTCAATATCATTAAATTTATTTTTTAATTTATTTATGCCGCCAAAACACGCGCAGGTGCCAAATGCGACAAGAATTTTCGTTTTTTCCCTTATATTCTTTACCCTGTTTATTTCATCATCACGGGTAATGCTTCCTTCAATGAATGCTATTTCATAATCATCTTTACCCCCCGTCAATATTTCACGGAAATTAATTACCTCCATTAAAGATATAAAATCCAAAAGATTGCTCTCGTTATTGGCAATTTGAAGCTGGCATCCTTCACAACTGGAAAAATCAAAAAATGCCGCTTTTGGTTTAACTAAATCGACGCCTAAATATTGCATATTTTTCACCGTTTAAACGGTTCAAACCGTTTGAACCGTTTTATATCGCCTCTTTCAAATTCATGACTGTCCAATAATCAAAAACAGGTCCGGACAAACAGGTATACGTCGAGCCTACATTACAGCGGCAGCATTTTCCCATTCCGCAATGCATTCTCCTTTCCAGTGAAACAAACATCTTTTCCATAGGTATGCCAATATCATTAAGTTTATTACAAACAAATTTAAACATTACCGGAGGGCCGCAGACAATGGCATGAGTATTGGACGCATCAATTGTTATTTCCTCAAACAGGTCGGTAATAAGCCCAACCTTTCCTTCCCACTTTTTATCGGGATTCTGCACAATTGTAAAAAGTTTTATGCCGTCAATCTTTTTCCATGTCTCATATTGATATGTAAAAAGCATCTGGCCGGGAACATTTGTTCCATACATGATAGAAATATCTTTAAACATGTTGCGGTTTTCTTCAACATAGTAAATCGCTGACCGCAAGGGAGCAAGCCCCAGACCGCCGGCAATAAGAAGCACATTTTCGTTTACAAACTTTTCCATGGGGAAACACGTCCCGAAAGGGCCTTTAATGCCGACATGCGAACCTCTCTGCATTTTGTGCAGGAAATTGGTAACACGCCCGCTTTTGCGTATACAAAGCTCAACCACACCGCGGCGTGAGGGAGATGAGGATATTGAAATGGGAATTTCCCCGAAGCCGGGGACCTCGAGCATCAGAAACTGCCCGGGTTTAAAAGAAAACCGTTCCCTTTCATCATGGTTGATAATTTGGACCTGAAATAGCTTCTCCAATGGTGTAAGCTCAATCACGCCGGTTATTTCGGATTTGAAAGTTTTCTCAAAATTTCCAAGATCTGTTTTACGGTTCAGCCGCCCCCCGGGCTTTATTTTTTTACTCTCGCTTAATACATCCTGGTACTTCAATGAATATTCCACAATCCCCCCTTACAACTTAAAATTATTTCATTCTCTAATCGACGATATGACCTCCGGCACTGTTATCCCCGCAAGACATGCCTGGCCGCACCTGCCGCATCCGACACATAATGATTCTTCATAAGCTTCAACAAATCCGCGGTGTTTATGGTAATACCTGTATTTCAGACGTATATGCTTTTCAGGCCTGAAATTAAAGCCTCCTGCAACCTCGGCAAAATCAACCAGGGTACAGGCATGCAAAATTTTCAGCTTCCCGGCGTTCTGGAATTTTAAGTCGATTTTCTCCTCGATTCCATAACAATAACAGGTCGGACAAACCCTTGCGCAGCTTCCACAGCCAAGACATCTATCACCCCACTCTTTCCAGACATCTGATTGAAACTCCATATCAAGGATTTTAGTTAAATCAGTTACATCCACTTTTGCGGAAAATTTTTCTGTTTTTAATTTTCTTATTCTTTTATATTCATCATCATCCGCTTTAGTAGTGTCTTTTGTTTTAACTTTTTTTAAAAAATCGAAAGCTATATTGCTGAATATTTCCATAAAGTAGCTGTCCCCGATTTCTATCAGGAACAAATCGCAGCCGTGCTGGACCGTATGGGTCCCAACCGAACGGCAAAAACAAAAAGGTTTCGGTTCACAATCCATGCCGATAATAAAAGTATTTTTTCTCCTGATGGCATAATAAGGCGAAGGGTAATCTCCGAGCAATAAAACCTTATCCAGCTTATTTAAAGAATTAATATCGCAGGGATGCAGACCCAGGAGGACACGCGGGACTTTAGTTTCATAACCAATATTTTGCTCCCAGGTATTATTCTCTATTTTAAAACTCGAAATCACTTCGCGGTAGGGAAGAAAAAAACGCCTTGGGGGATATTTTATAATATCATAGTTGAAGTCAATATCGCCGATATTTTTAATTTCCCTGAGGTCATAGATAGGCTTCTTATTCTTGTCCTTTGCTATTTTTTGAGGGGCAAAAAAATTATTATTTTCAATAAGAATTTCCAGAAATTTATTAAAATCTTTTTTGCTTATTGTTTTAAAAATCACTGGTATTTTATCGGTCTTTATTAAACATTCTTTAGATTATTAATCAAATTCAATGAATTGAATTTAAAACCGGTTTTTCCAACCCGAATTTTAATATTTTATTGTTCAAAGGGTCCGAAACATATATATTCATTTTGCTGTCCACTGCAAGCCAGCTCACAGCCTTAATTCCTCCCTTATAATCTCCGGGATTTCCAAAACTCGCCAATAAATTACCTTCCCAGTCATAAATATACACATTTTTCCCGTCAGAGCCGTAAAAATTGCCCTTCCGGTCAGAAACTATTAAGTGGCACGAAAAAAGCGGAATTCCCTCCTGCGGTAATGGTATGGGATAATTATTAATTAAATATTTATCAGAGGTATAAACCCTGATTTCGTATTTCATTTTAAAATCTTCTTCAATCGACTTTTTAATTCTTTGTTTTTCATCATTTAAACGGGCATACTCTTCCCTATCCTCTGTCTCTTTTGATTTAAGTTCTCTTTCTCGATTTAATAAAAGCAATCTTTTCCTGTAATTTAAATCATCAATGTCTTTTGCGATGAATGCCAATCTATCCTGGACCCTGAGCATCCGGTTTAAGGTATCATCCGCTTTTTGCCTTATATTTACCCTTGTGGCGGCGGATGTCTCAAATTCAAGCGCCTTCCATAAATTAGAGTTTTCAATTCTAAGGCTCTCAAGCGCATATGTCGAATCCCTTGCCTCAAGTTTGTAATCATACAATCTTCTGTCAATGGCGTCAACATCTCCCATATCTGTGATTTCTCCGGGAACAACAACATAGTTATATCTTTGACTGACTT harbors:
- a CDS encoding winged helix-turn-helix transcriptional regulator, whose translation is MGEGDQKSKGKVIRMIARNPSVTITEIAAALDMSIPGIEKIVRSLKKGSRLCRIGLDKGGYWEVSEED
- a CDS encoding UvrD-helicase domain-containing protein; translated protein: MANFKKTISVIYRIENYKECLEKISDGHRKYGEVKYDDRYNFDVLHKMIISHDTLLEYALKMFKIYDLLKRVILDTYPYILIDEYQDTNRSVVEIMKLIEDHAKTVKRKIFIGYFGDSAQNIYEDGVGGDLTSVHPGLKVINKQFNRRSHSEVIDVINRIRNDDIKQKSIYDDCTGGSVEFYTGSGEVKNIFIEEYRKKFGVDSGNKLHCLVLLNKFVAEFNGFPDVYNAFSDAPYYKINYDRLNNELLSNDLSKLGDIPHLFYRILKFISDLNNPNTAIAHVVDKKIYSRMTFSKMRELVVLMKSIGGASLGEYVNDIFDKYKNSGNNYYKQVIQKLFELERYSYHDFTNYLLDELFLNIGSGRLNDFKVSLTDELSVADFLKETDFDLFKQKLEQFLNGEFFSYSDLNEVNAFKQRLDNFLGEQKGFGIDLKDIDSLKKRIDRLFEDEILSIIDMDEVETAKTKLDTLLSIKLAQWTLWFEFINDDRKSDVVYHTYHGTKGAEFDNVIIVMENDFGRLNKDKFSSFFKNLNNPPISDETEMLKFNNTRNLLYVSCSRAIKNLRILYLNDISGFKEGIEAVFGKTIPYVPS
- a CDS encoding TOPRIM nucleotidyl transferase/hydrolase domain-containing protein, whose amino-acid sequence is MTIIGELIEYIEKYPKQDCHSKINLICIEEPEAFMHSQMQELFIKHINDAVSFLLDDSKKEINSQLIITTHSPHILNSKIHSGNSFDNISYITIADNFSNVVNLNDRNVMEEKVEADSGKDAETKKKVVQDLKFLKKHIKYKVSELFFSDAVIFVEGVTEETLLSYYIDRDESLSRYYISIFNINGAHGLVYHPLIKLLKVPNLIITDFDIKRTGAEKSSCSQVSDLKDKITTNKTIAKYNPSKEKIEGINGYFEDGNIKVVFQYEKTAGYFATSFEESFILTNYDNNILNKVLASIKPDTYNEIVGTPEDKNKLKDALYKFQSKLSKNKSDFSNELLYEIVICDDTGSIPKPPKYIADGLTWLKGALKKQVEGGGE
- a CDS encoding AAA family ATPase — its product is MHLKSLKITNFRKFGSENNTVEFVGSKDIYSKSPINIAPSTTLIVGKNNSGKTTITKALNKFLGKGGAFHANDFNFIYLNSLLDEYKSGRFEKIPTIEFEVAVSINFDSDCDLVTNVAPFMNIENVQASEKERVFRVLLKYEVKEKGAVRAWLFKFNDYHR
- a CDS encoding MvaI/BcnI family restriction endonuclease, whose protein sequence is MKLFTKDELINAIRKLSNQGWHKSVKKTIDIRNDGAVGNTLEVLLGIEENNLPIPNAMEWELKGQRADSSSLMTLKHIEPSPRASKIVPQILLPNYGWRHEQAGKKYPDTEMSFRSTTYATGYTNRGFSIVIDKQENKLKFVFNSAYADKNNPMILKWLNGVEKKVGLGPLNPEPYWGLDDLKYEIGAKIKNCFYIIAERKIENRHEYFRFKDLYVMSGFDFNGFLRCFQEGLVYVDFDARTGHNHGTKFRIRQSAWKNLYNLVKKKL
- a CDS encoding DNA methyltransferase; this encodes MNKRKKFNKKEPLHNCVKENLAVYSAPTSSVSSFLKKLNIDFKKSCNCKNSNLNCMTPKEWLKSQIGVWQFFYEKRDIRDKTVHPATFPISLSKKIISLFTHEGELVLDPFVGSGTTLVAANDLNRNAVGFDLQKKYIELCQQRLSQNLLFTNTKQIAIQADAMDISDYLNKETVSLIWTSPPYANLLNRERKNKSRRDRDNGQLGKVEQYSQDSRDLGIMEIEEYTRTMGDIYEKLLPLLRPKAHCVINVPDMWWENKRITIHINIVEELRKRGYELRNIIIWDRTNVVNAIGIFGWPSNYITMGVTFEYLLDFWRPA
- a CDS encoding Ni/Fe hydrogenase subunit alpha, with protein sequence MHSEKDYLTRVEGHGTIDIKVKNGRIEKAEWQVVETPRFFEAMMVDKHFDEVSLIVSRICGICSIAHVTTSIRATERAFGVAVSEKTEIFRRILMNAETIQSHILHLYFLALPDFLKAGSIFPIIAKNRNAAEIALRLKKLANDMCDVVGGRNTHPMTMIVGGFTRFPSKENILILRKSLDNSVSDLIETSKIFMSFKIPVFERETEFVSLKGIKNYPWIGGELVSSDGVLKNENDYKSMTNEFMADWSTSKLAKLSRGSFAVGALARINNNFNLLHPKARKICDNFKLRPVCYNPFMNNIAQLAECFHVVYETIELLDKALDFDLSPEKVEVKPKKGKGVGAVEAPRGILYHCNEYNEKGRIVHSDFIIPTGQNHANIREDLNKLVKDYSKKGYPDKEIELLCQMLVRSYDPCISCSVH
- a CDS encoding NADH:ubiquinone oxidoreductase → MQYLGVDLVKPKAAFFDFSSCEGCQLQIANNESNLLDFISLMEVINFREILTGGKDDYEIAFIEGSITRDDEINRVKNIREKTKILVAFGTCACFGGINKLKNKFNDIEWVKKEVYGNYPVETNDKVLAIDEVVKVDFYIYGCPVNKPEVEAIVQSIALGREFRYLKHPVCFRCKEKQNICLYELGKICMGPLTRAGCGARCPSNGNSCIGCRGPAAEPNIEFMKKIMKKNGFTERQIRDKFELFSAFKWEK
- a CDS encoding FAD/NAD(P)-binding protein, with the translated sequence MEYSLKYQDVLSESKKIKPGGRLNRKTDLGNFEKTFKSEITGVIELTPLEKLFQVQIINHDERERFSFKPGQFLMLEVPGFGEIPISISSSPSRRGVVELCIRKSGRVTNFLHKMQRGSHVGIKGPFGTCFPMEKFVNENVLLIAGGLGLAPLRSAIYYVEENRNMFKDISIMYGTNVPGQMLFTYQYETWKKIDGIKLFTIVQNPDKKWEGKVGLITDLFEEITIDASNTHAIVCGPPVMFKFVCNKLNDIGIPMEKMFVSLERRMHCGMGKCCRCNVGSTYTCLSGPVFDYWTVMNLKEAI
- a CDS encoding 4Fe-4S dicluster domain-containing protein; its protein translation is MIFKTISKKDFNKFLEILIENNNFFAPQKIAKDKNKKPIYDLREIKNIGDIDFNYDIIKYPPRRFFLPYREVISSFKIENNTWEQNIGYETKVPRVLLGLHPCDINSLNKLDKVLLLGDYPSPYYAIRRKNTFIIGMDCEPKPFCFCRSVGTHTVQHGCDLFLIEIGDSYFMEIFSNIAFDFLKKVKTKDTTKADDDEYKRIRKLKTEKFSAKVDVTDLTKILDMEFQSDVWKEWGDRCLGCGSCARVCPTCYCYGIEEKIDLKFQNAGKLKILHACTLVDFAEVAGGFNFRPEKHIRLKYRYYHKHRGFVEAYEESLCVGCGRCGQACLAGITVPEVISSIRE